A genomic stretch from Deinococcus cellulosilyticus NBRC 106333 = KACC 11606 includes:
- a CDS encoding methyl-accepting chemotaxis protein → MQSFKTWSVFNKITVLGLLCVVVVMVLVGWLLTQQTRSAFIEQGKKNIQQVAFNGMDKLDRSLFERYTDVQSFAATPAAKSMNPSTITELANASVSLYAPIYSLIVVADASGRIIAVNTVDPQGNTSTRTARLLGQNVSGQAWFKNALSSSVQTTPVDLQDLHPDPLVRAVYGPEDDLALSFSAPIRNDAGRVVGVWSNRIDWDTVVQLLKDLETAGHQAGLKSLRVGLVDTKGLTLHSPQDTDFQTNKLITRMGVNASESTEGAKDAPSPLGEGAGLVGWHTSRGYSNFPGFGWVMLAGQDLTDLDASSQSLIQTVVLACVVVIVVFMVLLYLIRLAIERRVRTLAAAANALAVGNLSVTLPEYSRDEIGALRNAFERMTNHQSAMAKVANSIASGNIGLNLTPQGDQDMLGNAFQRMLDHLRSLVKEVQEASHNLASASMQLQAASAQQGASINEQSAAVTETSATVEEVRVSSDQAVDMANTVSENAQTAQQVAVAGSEATQTMIRDMQDIRKQVQDISSHILTLSESSQKISDIIEVVSDLADQSNLLALNAAIEAHRAGEHGRGFVIVAQEIRNLAEQSKTATSQVRTILSGIQRDTNAAVMATERGTRVVDNGAHSIQTLEHTINELSEAIEHAARSAQVIAGSVKQHSYGMEQIALAMQNIQTASEQNLQASESNQQAAKHLSSWATRLKNVIDRYRLEP, encoded by the coding sequence GTGCAGTCCTTTAAAACCTGGAGCGTATTCAACAAGATCACCGTGCTGGGTCTGCTCTGTGTGGTGGTGGTGATGGTGCTGGTGGGCTGGCTTCTGACCCAGCAGACCCGCAGCGCTTTCATCGAGCAGGGCAAGAAGAACATTCAGCAGGTGGCTTTCAATGGCATGGACAAACTGGACCGCAGCCTCTTTGAGCGGTACACCGATGTGCAGTCTTTTGCCGCCACCCCGGCGGCCAAATCCATGAATCCATCCACCATCACCGAACTGGCCAATGCCAGTGTGAGCCTGTACGCTCCCATCTACAGCCTGATTGTGGTTGCAGATGCCAGCGGCCGCATCATTGCCGTGAACACGGTAGACCCGCAGGGGAACACCAGCACCCGCACAGCACGCCTGCTGGGCCAGAATGTGTCCGGTCAGGCATGGTTCAAGAATGCACTCAGCAGCAGTGTCCAGACGACACCTGTGGACCTGCAGGACCTGCACCCTGATCCACTGGTCCGGGCGGTTTATGGGCCAGAAGATGATCTGGCCCTGTCCTTCAGTGCGCCCATCCGCAACGACGCCGGGCGGGTGGTGGGGGTGTGGAGCAACCGCATCGACTGGGACACTGTGGTGCAGTTGCTGAAAGACCTGGAAACCGCCGGGCACCAGGCAGGTCTGAAAAGCCTGCGCGTGGGTCTGGTGGACACAAAAGGACTGACCCTGCACAGCCCGCAGGACACCGATTTTCAGACCAACAAACTGATCACCCGCATGGGGGTGAATGCCAGCGAAAGCACCGAAGGGGCCAAAGACGCCCCAAGCCCTCTGGGAGAAGGAGCAGGTCTGGTTGGTTGGCACACCTCCAGGGGATATTCCAACTTCCCGGGTTTTGGCTGGGTGATGCTGGCCGGGCAGGACCTCACGGACCTGGACGCTTCATCTCAGTCGTTGATTCAGACGGTGGTGCTTGCCTGTGTGGTGGTGATTGTGGTCTTCATGGTGCTGCTGTACCTGATTCGCCTTGCGATCGAGCGCAGGGTGAGGACACTGGCGGCAGCTGCCAATGCACTGGCCGTGGGGAACCTCAGTGTCACGTTGCCTGAGTACAGCCGCGATGAGATTGGTGCCCTCAGAAATGCCTTTGAGCGCATGACCAACCACCAGAGTGCCATGGCGAAGGTTGCCAACAGCATTGCATCTGGAAACATCGGCCTGAACCTCACCCCTCAGGGCGACCAGGACATGCTTGGAAATGCGTTCCAGCGCATGCTGGACCACCTGCGTTCCCTGGTCAAAGAGGTGCAGGAAGCCTCGCACAATCTGGCTTCTGCCTCCATGCAACTGCAGGCCGCCTCTGCCCAGCAAGGGGCCAGCATCAACGAGCAGTCTGCTGCGGTCACCGAGACCAGTGCCACCGTGGAAGAGGTGCGGGTCTCCAGCGATCAGGCGGTGGACATGGCGAACACCGTCAGTGAGAACGCCCAGACCGCTCAGCAGGTGGCGGTTGCAGGTTCAGAAGCCACCCAGACCATGATCCGTGACATGCAGGACATCCGCAAACAGGTGCAGGACATCAGCTCCCACATCCTCACCCTTTCTGAGAGCAGCCAGAAAATCAGTGACATCATCGAGGTGGTCAGTGACCTTGCAGACCAGAGCAACCTGCTGGCCCTGAATGCCGCCATTGAAGCCCACCGGGCAGGGGAGCATGGTCGCGGGTTCGTGATTGTGGCCCAGGAGATTCGCAACCTTGCTGAGCAGTCGAAGACGGCAACCAGCCAGGTCAGAACCATCCTGTCGGGCATCCAGCGGGACACCAATGCAGCAGTGATGGCCACAGAACGCGGAACCCGGGTGGTCGACAATGGAGCCCACTCCATCCAGACCCTGGAGCACACCATCAACGAACTCTCAGAAGCCATCGAACATGCCGCCAGGTCCGCCCAGGTGATTGCCGGGTCTGTGAAGCAGCATTCTTACGGCATGGAACAGATTGCTCTGGCCATGCAGAACATCCAGACCGCCAGTGAACAGAACCTGCAGGCCAGTGAAAGCAACCAGCAGGCCGCAAAACACCTCAGCTCCTGGGCCACCCGCCTGAAAAATGTCATTGACAGGTACCGACTGGAACCATGA
- a CDS encoding hybrid sensor histidine kinase/response regulator: MTPQDRLLHICAFELRQLIHLQDVAGMVLPLRRAAQVVGWKALIDGWGEVVQWSREELQLRIRSWIPVLERGELPNLQGSTPSPHPREVLPEPPPETSTMRADRRQEIRISLQQLESLFAHAGELTVLRNRLEEHVRRLQGLEGAMVGLDRETRITFSENLRQLRQDQSELNRISAELTRQVIDLRLRPASLMVTPLERLVRDLARGQNKKLHFETSGTDTELDRNLLDPLRDALMHLIRNAIDHGLETPEERRRSGKPEVGRLGLHIQSRGESIQLTLSDDGRGIQLERVRQKAIERGMVQDQDLLSQEEVHDLLFQPGFSTAQQVSSISGRGVGLDAVRANVDLLGGEVWLSSVEGEGTTFHLRLPQTLATTRAFVVRVSDQAFALPSRHVDRILKPDHFTVVDQKRTVEWQGNAIPVFELSEVLGLPPSGAPVTVILNLAERCVGINVQQVTSEEEFVMKHLPWGIPASTAFQGVVMDRSGALLPVLNVAQLSVQARPRPAAQVQTARKKQRILVADDSVAVRTIQRSVLELAGFEVQVAENGRIALQMLRQHSFDLLVSDVEMPEMTGLDLTREIRKDERLKHLPVILVTSMATPQHREEGMLAGADAYLIKGNYAPEDLLDTLGRLI, from the coding sequence ATGACCCCACAGGACCGCTTGCTTCACATCTGTGCATTTGAACTCCGCCAGCTGATCCACCTGCAGGACGTGGCAGGCATGGTGCTGCCCCTGCGCAGGGCAGCCCAGGTGGTGGGCTGGAAAGCCCTGATTGATGGGTGGGGAGAAGTGGTGCAGTGGTCCAGAGAAGAGCTGCAGTTGCGCATCCGCAGCTGGATTCCGGTGCTTGAACGGGGTGAGTTGCCCAACCTCCAGGGATCGACCCCATCCCCCCATCCCAGAGAAGTCCTGCCTGAGCCGCCTCCTGAAACTTCCACCATGCGTGCGGACCGTCGCCAGGAGATCCGCATCAGCCTGCAGCAACTCGAAAGCCTTTTTGCCCACGCAGGAGAGCTCACCGTCCTGCGCAACAGATTGGAAGAGCATGTTCGCAGACTGCAGGGGCTGGAAGGGGCCATGGTGGGGCTGGACCGGGAAACCCGCATCACCTTCTCGGAGAACCTGAGGCAGCTCAGGCAGGACCAGTCTGAACTGAACCGCATCAGTGCAGAACTGACCCGACAGGTGATCGACCTCCGGCTGCGCCCTGCTTCCCTGATGGTCACCCCACTTGAGCGTCTGGTGCGCGACCTTGCCAGAGGGCAGAACAAGAAACTGCATTTCGAGACTTCTGGAACAGACACCGAGCTGGACCGCAATCTGCTGGACCCCCTCAGGGACGCCCTGATGCACCTGATTCGCAATGCCATTGACCATGGACTGGAAACCCCGGAAGAGCGCCGCAGGTCAGGCAAACCCGAGGTGGGGCGTCTGGGACTGCACATTCAGAGCCGGGGGGAATCCATCCAATTGACCCTCTCCGATGACGGCAGGGGCATTCAGCTGGAACGGGTGCGGCAGAAGGCCATTGAGCGGGGCATGGTGCAGGATCAGGACCTCCTCTCACAGGAAGAGGTCCATGATCTGCTCTTCCAGCCCGGATTCAGCACCGCCCAGCAGGTGTCTTCCATTTCGGGTCGTGGGGTGGGCCTCGATGCCGTGCGGGCCAATGTGGACCTGCTTGGAGGGGAGGTCTGGCTGAGCAGTGTCGAGGGAGAGGGCACCACCTTTCACCTGCGGCTTCCCCAGACCCTCGCCACCACCCGTGCTTTTGTGGTTCGGGTTTCCGATCAGGCATTTGCCCTTCCTTCAAGGCATGTGGACCGCATCCTCAAACCCGATCACTTCACGGTGGTGGACCAGAAACGCACGGTGGAATGGCAGGGAAATGCCATTCCCGTTTTTGAACTCAGTGAGGTGCTGGGGCTTCCTCCTTCGGGTGCGCCTGTCACCGTGATCCTGAACCTCGCAGAACGCTGTGTGGGCATCAACGTGCAGCAGGTGACCAGCGAGGAGGAGTTCGTGATGAAACACCTCCCGTGGGGCATTCCAGCCAGCACAGCCTTCCAGGGGGTGGTGATGGACCGCTCCGGTGCACTGCTTCCAGTGCTGAACGTTGCCCAGCTTTCCGTGCAGGCCCGTCCACGCCCCGCCGCCCAGGTCCAGACCGCCCGCAAGAAACAGCGCATCCTGGTGGCAGATGATTCGGTGGCGGTCCGCACCATCCAGCGCAGTGTGCTGGAACTGGCCGGGTTCGAGGTGCAGGTGGCAGAAAATGGCCGCATTGCCCTGCAAATGCTCAGGCAGCATTCTTTTGACCTGCTGGTTTCGGATGTGGAGATGCCTGAAATGACCGGTCTGGACCTCACCCGGGAGATCCGCAAAGATGAGCGTTTGAAGCACCTCCCGGTGATCCTGGTGACCTCCATGGCCACCCCACAACACCGGGAAGAGGGCATGCTGGCTGGAGCAGATGCCTACCTGATCAAGGGAAATTACGCACCAGAAGACCTGCTGGACACCCTGGGGAGGTTGATTTGA
- the cheB gene encoding chemotaxis-specific protein-glutamate methyltransferase CheB, with protein sequence MKVLLVDDSPVQLALLRSWIEQDPAMKVVGVAASGLEAVQLTAELKPDVIALDLFMPEMDGFKVTERIMQEHPTPILLLTVSEQHATLSKDAHHSGAITVMLKPTPDDAQNIQKFRETLKVVAKIKMVRRHTVKPIAPQSKVSFPYQAVLIAASTGGPPILQTILSQLPEHFPLPVVIVQHIAQGFEMSLINWLQTSCLLPIHLAREGMELKKGVYLAPSGTHLELLHKHGKVVLHLSHHAPVRGHRPSANMLFDSATRLLGGNLIAIQLTGMGEDGASGLKAIRDAGGFTIAQDEKSSTVFGMPQAAIKLGAAQHVLSPEEIPRKLKEILGLQP encoded by the coding sequence GTGAAGGTGCTGCTGGTCGACGATTCTCCGGTGCAGCTTGCCCTCCTGAGGAGCTGGATCGAACAGGACCCTGCCATGAAAGTGGTCGGGGTGGCCGCAAGTGGTCTGGAGGCAGTGCAACTGACCGCTGAACTGAAGCCTGATGTGATCGCACTGGATCTGTTCATGCCTGAGATGGACGGCTTCAAAGTCACCGAACGCATCATGCAGGAGCACCCGACCCCCATTCTGCTGCTCACCGTGTCCGAGCAGCACGCAACCCTCAGCAAGGATGCCCACCACAGCGGAGCCATCACCGTGATGCTCAAGCCCACTCCAGATGATGCCCAGAACATCCAGAAGTTCCGGGAAACCCTCAAGGTTGTGGCAAAAATCAAAATGGTCCGCCGTCACACTGTGAAACCCATTGCACCGCAGAGCAAGGTCAGTTTTCCCTATCAGGCGGTGCTCATTGCCGCCTCCACTGGAGGACCTCCCATCCTGCAAACCATTCTGTCCCAGCTTCCAGAGCATTTTCCTCTGCCTGTGGTGATTGTGCAGCACATTGCCCAGGGTTTTGAGATGTCGCTGATCAACTGGCTTCAGACCAGTTGCCTGTTGCCCATCCACCTTGCCAGGGAAGGCATGGAACTCAAGAAAGGGGTGTATCTGGCCCCGAGTGGCACCCATCTGGAACTGCTGCACAAACACGGCAAGGTGGTGCTGCATCTCAGCCACCATGCACCCGTGCGGGGCCACCGTCCGAGCGCCAACATGCTCTTTGACTCGGCCACCCGCCTGCTTGGAGGCAACCTGATCGCCATTCAGCTCACAGGCATGGGAGAAGACGGGGCCAGTGGGCTCAAGGCCATCCGGGATGCAGGAGGGTTCACCATCGCGCAGGATGAAAAAAGCTCCACAGTCTTTGGCATGCCCCAGGCCGCCATCAAACTGGGGGCTGCGCAGCATGTGCTCTCTCCTGAAGAGATTCCCCGCAAGCTGAAAGAGATTCTTGGACTGCAGCCCTGA
- a CDS encoding diguanylate cyclase yields the protein MSTLDSLFINTCMVISLAYVVSLTYQDWRTAERRSMVLLRTLLCSGGAILLMFHGITIGDDIQVDVRAVPIVLLMLRYGIGYGLIAIAPVLITRVIYFPVQNINVYAMSLLLTFILLGLIRSRMPDGRPDRRSYMVTPLLVFSVHTLPVLLSPVAGWYFSHVFIWYFLANVIGFYLSAQILMTRIEYLKATEHLRQEALSDPLTGLLNRRQFEKDRARFSTGDAFLLLDLDHFKQVNDRHGHAMGDEVLRQLAALLKSSTRDNDRLYRMGGEEFLVVLRGIETQQAITIAERIRETVEHHVFPVPERITVSGGLVQFSTPGNLNQLLEQGDHLLYRAKREGRNRIKRELRERLDPQM from the coding sequence ATGTCCACCCTGGATTCCCTGTTCATCAACACCTGCATGGTCATCTCACTGGCCTATGTGGTCAGCCTGACCTATCAAGACTGGCGAACAGCTGAGCGGCGATCCATGGTCCTCCTCCGAACCCTGCTCTGTTCAGGGGGAGCCATTCTGCTCATGTTCCACGGAATCACCATCGGAGACGACATCCAGGTGGATGTGCGGGCGGTACCCATCGTGCTGCTGATGCTGCGTTATGGGATTGGGTATGGTCTGATTGCGATTGCTCCAGTTCTGATCACCAGAGTGATTTACTTTCCGGTTCAAAACATCAACGTTTATGCCATGTCCCTGCTGCTGACCTTCATTCTGCTGGGCCTGATCCGCAGCCGCATGCCAGATGGAAGGCCAGACCGCAGATCTTACATGGTCACCCCCCTGCTGGTGTTTTCTGTGCACACCCTTCCAGTGTTGCTGTCTCCGGTTGCTGGCTGGTACTTCAGCCATGTGTTCATCTGGTACTTTCTGGCCAACGTGATCGGATTTTACCTTTCTGCACAGATCCTGATGACCCGCATCGAGTACCTGAAGGCCACCGAACACCTCAGGCAGGAAGCCCTGTCTGATCCTCTAACGGGCCTTCTCAACCGCAGGCAATTTGAAAAAGACCGTGCCCGTTTCAGCACAGGGGACGCTTTTCTGCTGCTGGACCTCGACCACTTCAAGCAGGTCAATGACCGGCATGGGCACGCCATGGGAGATGAAGTGCTGCGGCAACTTGCTGCACTTCTGAAAAGCAGCACCCGGGACAATGACCGCCTGTACCGCATGGGAGGAGAGGAGTTCCTGGTGGTCCTGAGGGGCATCGAAACCCAGCAGGCCATCACGATTGCCGAACGCATCCGTGAAACAGTAGAGCACCATGTCTTTCCGGTCCCTGAGCGCATCACGGTCAGTGGAGGTCTGGTGCAGTTTTCCACCCCTGGCAACCTGAACCAGTTGCTGGAGCAGGGAGACCACCTGCTCTACCGTGCCAAACGGGAGGGCCGCAACCGCATCAAACGGGAACTCCGGGAACGGCTTGATCCCCAGATGTGA
- a CDS encoding cobalamin B12-binding domain-containing protein, with amino-acid sequence MNHGDALFAATQSHGQFYLATLNALLEKFAALVRSPEPPHALHTLLMRELPVVFEQLEDSASRAGSLEFTTLMVWLSQTFQARSIPVAVLHLTLQAMQQHLLDTPDLPWRTAGLSVLEDALQALSQPQEARDVTKNLPMLDLLLQTEPVSDAVLETPYLDLAVDQIQPALYRVGELWQQGKISVATEHLATLRAQNILLRGYRRAAFFPFAGRKVLVACVPGNHHTLGAQILGDAFEMQGWSCTVLMPGLPAEDLMFQIDQCKPDVVALSAGLIQQLGSTRKILQSIRLHWTSSVPVLAVGGHATQMVPHAGGALGADLWGLNARQLLQEVS; translated from the coding sequence ATGAACCACGGAGATGCCCTGTTTGCTGCAACACAGTCACACGGCCAGTTTTACCTTGCCACCCTCAATGCCCTGCTGGAGAAGTTTGCTGCTCTGGTCAGGAGCCCAGAACCACCGCATGCTCTGCACACCCTGCTCATGCGAGAACTGCCCGTGGTGTTCGAGCAGCTGGAAGATTCGGCATCTCGCGCAGGCAGCCTGGAGTTCACCACCCTGATGGTCTGGCTGTCCCAGACTTTTCAGGCACGCAGCATCCCTGTCGCAGTGCTGCACCTCACCCTCCAGGCGATGCAACAACACCTGCTTGACACCCCTGACCTTCCCTGGAGAACAGCAGGACTCTCTGTTCTGGAGGATGCCCTGCAAGCCCTGTCTCAACCTCAAGAGGCCAGGGATGTGACGAAAAACCTCCCAATGCTGGACCTGCTCCTGCAGACCGAACCTGTCTCAGATGCTGTTCTGGAAACACCTTATCTGGATCTGGCTGTGGACCAGATTCAGCCTGCCCTGTACCGGGTTGGGGAACTGTGGCAACAGGGCAAAATCTCGGTGGCCACAGAACACCTCGCCACCCTTCGGGCACAGAACATTTTGCTGAGGGGATACAGACGGGCCGCATTCTTTCCCTTTGCAGGACGCAAAGTCCTGGTGGCCTGTGTTCCTGGAAACCACCACACGCTCGGGGCCCAGATCCTGGGAGATGCCTTCGAGATGCAAGGCTGGTCCTGCACTGTCCTGATGCCAGGTTTGCCTGCAGAAGACCTGATGTTCCAGATCGACCAGTGCAAGCCAGATGTGGTGGCCCTGTCTGCAGGCCTGATTCAGCAACTTGGAAGTACACGCAAGATTCTGCAAAGCATCCGTTTGCACTGGACTTCCAGCGTGCCTGTTCTGGCTGTGGGCGGACATGCCACCCAGATGGTGCCCCATGCAGGAGGAGCCCTGGGGGCGGACCTGTGGGGCCTGAATGCCAGGCAGCTTCTACAGGAAGTGTCATGA
- a CDS encoding GGDEF domain-containing protein, with amino-acid sequence MTLKRLEDLLPLLDLVQDLPALVLFAADLRHQLLMVNGAGLQVLGQQVGERFQTERMWPPCPATTPYLGPLTLTDQQGRSASYSGKILPLQEGYLVMALPEVTDLQHTLEQLLAINAELLTETRGTLRDARSLAEQARTDELTGLLNRRAFFQASRKLLSEPHQMLGLLVLDIDHFKSVNDRFGHLVGDEVLRQTAQTLQSNLRSGDLLGRVGGEEFIVLLNCPSLFDILQTADRLRVAVQDTSNGSGTPTVTISIGVSLVESHFEAALDRADQALYAAKSSGRNRVVFQEQEDPIAGSVSSG; translated from the coding sequence ATGACCCTGAAGCGCCTGGAAGACCTGTTGCCTCTGCTGGATCTTGTGCAGGACCTTCCTGCACTGGTCCTTTTTGCTGCAGACCTCAGGCACCAGTTGCTGATGGTCAACGGCGCAGGTCTCCAGGTGCTGGGACAGCAGGTGGGCGAGCGATTTCAGACGGAACGCATGTGGCCTCCCTGTCCGGCAACAACCCCTTATCTTGGCCCCCTCACCCTGACCGACCAGCAGGGCAGGTCTGCCAGTTACAGTGGCAAAATCCTGCCTCTGCAGGAGGGCTATCTGGTGATGGCCTTGCCCGAGGTCACCGACCTGCAACACACACTGGAACAGCTCCTGGCCATCAATGCAGAACTGCTCACCGAAACACGGGGAACCCTGAGAGATGCCCGCAGTCTGGCAGAACAGGCCCGCACAGATGAATTGACTGGCCTCCTCAACAGGCGGGCTTTTTTTCAGGCCTCCAGAAAGCTCCTTTCCGAGCCCCATCAGATGCTCGGCCTTCTGGTTCTGGACATTGACCACTTCAAAAGCGTCAATGACCGTTTTGGCCATCTGGTTGGAGATGAAGTGCTCCGACAAACCGCCCAGACCCTGCAAAGCAATCTGAGGTCAGGCGACCTGCTGGGAAGGGTTGGAGGGGAGGAATTCATCGTGCTCCTCAACTGTCCCTCCCTGTTCGACATCCTGCAAACAGCAGACCGCCTGAGGGTTGCAGTGCAGGACACCTCCAACGGATCAGGCACCCCCACTGTGACCATCAGCATCGGGGTGTCTCTGGTTGAATCCCATTTTGAGGCCGCTCTGGACAGGGCAGATCAGGCCCTTTATGCAGCCAAAAGCTCTGGTCGCAACCGGGTGGTCTTCCAGGAGCAAGAAGACCCCATTGCAGGCTCTGTTTCCTCCGGTTGA
- a CDS encoding DinB family protein has protein sequence MTLKNELALSRPAALTPEIAMGLGMLQMARERTLRTVESLLPGSLDVLVNGHTIGSLLYHIALVELDWLYVEVKQEELPDWCTSLFPIEHRNSDDNLSQVLGDPLSKHLERLSRVRQELLQTYQNMTADDFAKPRSLSHYDVTPEWVLFHLLHHESLHFGQIQTLIRVAGLRDAEFRYLMS, from the coding sequence ATGACCCTGAAAAATGAACTGGCGCTGTCCCGACCCGCTGCCCTGACCCCCGAGATCGCCATGGGGCTGGGCATGCTTCAGATGGCGCGAGAGCGCACCCTGCGTACCGTGGAATCCCTGCTTCCTGGCAGTCTGGATGTGCTGGTGAATGGACACACCATTGGTTCTCTGCTCTATCACATCGCTCTGGTGGAACTGGACTGGCTTTATGTGGAGGTCAAACAGGAAGAATTGCCCGACTGGTGCACCTCCCTCTTCCCCATTGAGCACCGCAACTCCGATGACAACCTGAGCCAGGTGCTCGGTGATCCACTGTCAAAACACCTTGAACGCCTGTCCCGGGTGCGCCAGGAACTGCTGCAAACCTACCAGAACATGACCGCAGACGATTTTGCAAAACCCCGCAGCCTGTCCCATTACGATGTGACCCCCGAGTGGGTGCTTTTTCACCTGCTGCACCATGAATCCTTGCATTTTGGACAGATCCAGACCCTGATCCGGGTTGCAGGTCTGCGTGATGCCGAGTTCCGCTACCTGATGTCCTGA
- a CDS encoding heme-dependent oxidative N-demethylase subunit alpha family protein has translation MAFSPDLLTDPDPPFMVQDRFEIKADVFPLGSVLNGRLEQNHFAEDRLLFSYLQKKLDVLQQHPERHRALTTDDPQGLSHALWTALQVYKREFPQLLSGHDTEVDLKHLGLRLHWDPHEIQVTQLQDHALGTQVLDHLQQQQGVTRLLDAVSLSAQEDLVVLRQDPEGGHAEALSVCFPSGWDPREKLGVGFAGIHHPVADHQRLLKASGNMMRAIFHKGPFIRFSWGLTPSPDLNAHPEHPRTLWNPLWEAEPDLLGEKIFLRMERQTTLALPELQRGLFTIRVYVNSLSKTLTRNPELRPRLHNLLSSVKPDVLEYKGMQPLKAPILRYLESHK, from the coding sequence ATGGCTTTTTCACCCGACCTGCTCACTGACCCTGATCCACCGTTCATGGTGCAGGACCGTTTTGAGATCAAAGCAGATGTGTTTCCTCTGGGCTCAGTCCTCAATGGTCGACTGGAGCAAAACCATTTTGCAGAAGACCGTCTGCTTTTCTCTTATCTACAGAAAAAACTGGACGTGTTGCAACAGCATCCTGAGCGGCATCGTGCCCTGACCACAGATGATCCCCAGGGACTCTCTCATGCCCTGTGGACGGCTTTACAGGTGTACAAGCGAGAGTTTCCCCAGTTGCTGTCCGGGCATGACACAGAGGTGGATCTGAAGCATCTTGGGTTGCGCCTGCACTGGGACCCTCATGAAATCCAGGTGACCCAGCTTCAAGACCATGCCCTTGGAACACAGGTTCTGGATCATCTCCAGCAACAACAGGGCGTCACCCGGTTGCTGGATGCCGTGTCGCTCAGTGCACAGGAAGATCTGGTGGTGCTCAGGCAGGACCCGGAGGGTGGTCATGCTGAAGCCCTGTCTGTGTGCTTCCCCAGCGGCTGGGACCCCCGGGAGAAACTGGGCGTTGGCTTTGCCGGAATTCACCACCCGGTGGCGGACCATCAAAGGCTCTTGAAGGCCTCTGGCAACATGATGCGGGCCATTTTTCACAAAGGCCCCTTCATCCGGTTCAGCTGGGGCCTGACTCCCAGCCCTGACCTGAATGCCCACCCTGAGCATCCCAGAACCCTCTGGAACCCTCTCTGGGAAGCAGAGCCTGACCTGCTGGGCGAAAAAATCTTCCTGCGCATGGAACGCCAGACCACACTTGCCTTACCGGAATTGCAGCGCGGGCTCTTCACCATTCGGGTGTACGTGAATTCCCTTAGCAAAACGCTGACCAGAAATCCAGAACTGCGTCCCAGACTCCATAATCTTCTGTCCTCGGTGAAACCAGACGTGCTGGAATACAAAGGGATGCAGCCCCTCAAAGCACCCATTTTGCGTTATCTGGAGTCCCATAAATGA
- a CDS encoding HU family DNA-binding protein yields the protein MEKVGKQQLIQVIAEKAGVSKKDAGEVIDSMLEIIVEALKEGKTVGLPGFGTLSVVPTKERQAVRPGTTERITVPAGKKIRFKTATSLQDNL from the coding sequence ATGGAAAAAGTCGGAAAGCAACAACTGATTCAAGTGATCGCCGAGAAGGCCGGTGTCAGCAAAAAAGACGCAGGGGAAGTCATTGACTCCATGCTGGAAATCATCGTGGAAGCCCTGAAGGAAGGCAAGACCGTGGGTCTGCCTGGCTTTGGCACCCTCAGCGTGGTTCCCACCAAAGAGCGTCAAGCCGTTCGTCCTGGCACCACCGAGCGCATCACCGTTCCTGCAGGCAAAAAGATCCGTTTCAAGACGGCCACCAGCCTGCAAGACAACCTGTAA
- a CDS encoding TerD family protein, producing the protein MINLTKGQSINLKKEAPGGLQRVHLGLGWDVAKPKGLFGRFAAPESIDLDASAALFDAQGNHTDTVWFRQLQSKDGSIKHSGDNLTGAGDGDDEVITVDLSRIPGSVHQIVLAVSSFRGQNFAKVENAFCRVVNADNKQEVARYNLSATGNHTSVIIGKLQLVSGEWTFKALGEMTNGRTIQDIASDIRRVL; encoded by the coding sequence ATGATCAATTTGACCAAAGGACAGAGCATCAACCTCAAAAAAGAAGCCCCCGGTGGCCTGCAACGGGTTCACCTCGGTCTGGGCTGGGATGTGGCCAAGCCCAAAGGTCTCTTTGGCCGTTTTGCAGCTCCAGAAAGCATTGATCTGGACGCCAGTGCAGCCCTCTTCGACGCCCAGGGCAACCACACCGACACCGTCTGGTTCAGACAGCTTCAGAGCAAGGATGGCAGCATCAAACACAGCGGAGACAACCTGACCGGGGCAGGAGATGGCGATGACGAAGTGATCACCGTGGACCTCTCCAGAATCCCTGGCAGCGTGCACCAGATTGTGCTGGCCGTGTCCAGCTTCCGTGGACAGAACTTCGCCAAGGTGGAAAATGCCTTCTGCCGCGTGGTGAACGCCGACAACAAACAGGAAGTGGCCCGCTACAACCTGAGTGCCACCGGAAACCACACCAGTGTGATCATCGGCAAACTGCAACTCGTTTCTGGTGAGTGGACCTTCAAGGCCCTCGGCGAAATGACCAATGGACGCACCATTCAGGACATTGCCAGCGACATCCGCCGGGTTCTGTAA